The proteins below come from a single Candidatus Eisenbacteria bacterium genomic window:
- the gcvT gene encoding glycine cleavage system aminomethyltransferase GcvT gives MLDTTSTLKRTPFYSRHVALGAKMVPFAGYEMPVQYEGIVAEHRAVRGGVGVFDVSHMGEIRLRGPGAKAYANRLVTNEVASIPDGKAVYTPMCLESGGIVDDLLVYASGRDRFLVVNAANFEKDLAWIRARAPSDVTVEDENEDTAQLAVQGPGAEDVLARLYGDRVRGLEFYTFFEEGAGKDWCLVSRTGYTGEDGFEVYVRSSRALETWDRIFEAGAPALIRPVGLGARDTLRLEMGYCLYGNDIDETTNPLEAGLAWTVRLDKEDFIGKEPLVAARRHGVRRKLVGLVLDGERIPRHGFEVLAQGRAVGTVTSGSMGISIGKPVAMAYTDQEHAARGYKVEVRTRGQETPATVTGRPMYTMGSVRAPKPRRAE, from the coding sequence ATGCTCGACACCACATCGACGCTCAAACGGACGCCGTTTTACTCCCGCCACGTGGCCCTCGGCGCCAAAATGGTCCCCTTCGCCGGTTACGAGATGCCCGTCCAATATGAGGGCATCGTGGCGGAGCACCGCGCCGTCCGCGGAGGCGTCGGCGTATTTGACGTCTCGCACATGGGGGAGATCCGGCTCCGCGGACCTGGCGCCAAAGCGTACGCGAACCGCCTGGTCACGAACGAGGTCGCCTCGATCCCGGACGGGAAGGCGGTCTACACCCCGATGTGCCTCGAATCGGGCGGCATCGTCGACGATCTCCTGGTGTACGCCTCGGGGAGAGACCGGTTTCTCGTTGTGAACGCGGCCAATTTCGAAAAGGATCTCGCCTGGATTCGCGCCCGCGCTCCCTCCGACGTGACCGTCGAGGACGAGAACGAGGACACGGCCCAGCTCGCGGTGCAGGGGCCGGGGGCGGAAGACGTCCTGGCGCGCCTGTACGGCGACCGCGTGCGGGGCCTCGAGTTCTACACGTTCTTCGAGGAAGGGGCGGGGAAGGACTGGTGCCTCGTCTCCCGTACGGGGTACACCGGCGAAGACGGGTTCGAGGTCTACGTCCGGTCCTCGCGCGCCCTCGAGACGTGGGACCGCATCTTCGAGGCCGGCGCGCCGGCGTTGATCCGCCCGGTCGGTCTCGGCGCGCGCGACACCCTGCGCCTGGAGATGGGCTACTGCCTCTATGGAAACGATATCGACGAGACGACCAACCCGCTCGAGGCGGGGCTCGCCTGGACCGTTCGTTTGGATAAGGAGGATTTTATCGGCAAAGAGCCGCTCGTCGCGGCAAGGCGCCACGGCGTCCGCCGCAAGCTGGTTGGGCTCGTGCTCGACGGGGAGCGGATCCCGCGCCACGGGTTTGAAGTCCTGGCCCAGGGTCGCGCCGTGGGGACGGTCACCAGCGGGTCCATGGGGATCAGCATCGGAAAGCCGGTGGCGATGGCGTACACGGACCAGGAGCACGCGGCCCGGGGATACAAGGTCGAGGTGCGCACGCGCGGGCAGGAAACGCCGGCAACCGTGACAGGGAGGCCCATGTACACGATGGGCAGCGTGCGCGCGCCCAAACCCAGGAGAGCGGAATGA
- the uvrA gene encoding excinuclease ABC subunit UvrA: protein MDLIRIRGAREHNLKNLSLDIPRNALVVLTGVSGSGKSSLAFDTLYAEGQRRYVESLSAYARQFLGQMEKPDVDQIEGLSPAISIEQRTAGQNPRSTVATVTEIYDYLRLLFARAGVQHCLSCGRPIRGQTVQEMVDQILATHAGDRVQVLAPVVRGRKGEYRKELAQYRKLGFVRARVDGAWHELEEEIPLDKKRKHTIEILVDRLTAEPGRRSRIHESIETATKLASGLVLVLPSKGEETVLSSAAACPTCGRSYEPPEPRSFSFNSPYGACKTCDGLGTTFEIDPDLVVPDRTKSLREGAVVVWGDAEGTWIKGTIQAFAKRMKISMDTPFGKLPAAAQKALLYGLGDEKLQYKFKLRSGTVWSHKGRFRGVIPELMRRYRETSSDQVRAHIEESMSKKPCPACGGARLKPESLAVRVADRSIADWTRMSVARSLGFLDGLTLGSREKVIAAPIVKELRQRLEFLENVGVGYLTLDRAAATLAGGEAQRIRLATQIGSRLTGVLYILDEPSVGLHPRDNRKLLRTLLALRDLGNSVLVVEHDRETMEAADHIVDLGPGAGRRGGYLVAQGTIEDIREAPDSLTGQYLSGEREVEIPETRRPGTSESIVVVGARENNLKNVRVKFPLGTLVCVTGVSGSGKSTLVQDILYRALARHFYQAKDAPGAHERIEGLRHIDKVVAIDQSPIGRTPRSNPATYTGVFSFIRDLFAELPEAKVRGYKPGRFSFNVKGGRCEACAGEGLVRIEMHFLPDVYVTCDVCRGKRYNRETLEVTFKGKSIADVLELTVDDALEFLTAIPPVRRKLETLSGVGLGYIHLGQPATTLSGGEAQRVKLATELSRVETGRTLYLLDEPTTGLHFEDVRALLHVLNRLVDKGNTVIVIEHNLDVIQSADWIVDLGPEGGDGGGRVVAEGTPERVASVPGSHTGEALGALFQARGSKGRAREAVV, encoded by the coding sequence ATGGACCTGATCCGCATCCGCGGGGCTCGGGAGCATAACTTGAAGAATCTGAGCCTCGATATCCCCAGAAACGCCCTCGTGGTCCTGACCGGGGTCTCGGGATCGGGGAAGTCGTCGCTCGCCTTCGACACGCTCTACGCGGAAGGGCAGAGACGCTACGTCGAATCCCTCTCGGCGTACGCGCGGCAGTTCCTGGGCCAGATGGAGAAGCCCGACGTGGACCAGATCGAGGGGCTCTCCCCGGCGATCTCGATCGAGCAGAGGACCGCGGGACAGAATCCACGTTCGACCGTGGCCACCGTGACCGAGATCTACGACTACCTTAGGCTCCTCTTCGCCCGGGCGGGGGTGCAGCACTGTCTGAGCTGCGGCAGGCCCATTCGCGGGCAGACCGTGCAGGAAATGGTGGATCAGATCCTCGCGACGCACGCCGGAGACCGGGTCCAGGTGCTCGCTCCGGTGGTCCGCGGCCGGAAGGGAGAGTACCGAAAGGAGCTCGCGCAGTACCGAAAGCTCGGGTTCGTGCGTGCCCGCGTGGACGGCGCGTGGCATGAGCTGGAGGAGGAAATCCCGCTCGACAAAAAACGCAAGCACACGATTGAGATCCTGGTCGACCGCTTGACGGCGGAACCCGGGCGAAGGAGCCGTATCCACGAATCGATCGAGACCGCGACCAAGCTCGCATCCGGGCTGGTCCTCGTTCTCCCCTCGAAGGGAGAAGAAACGGTGCTCTCGAGCGCCGCGGCGTGCCCCACGTGCGGGCGTTCCTACGAGCCTCCCGAGCCGCGTTCCTTCAGCTTCAACAGTCCCTACGGCGCGTGCAAGACCTGCGACGGACTCGGCACGACATTCGAGATCGACCCCGACCTCGTGGTTCCGGACCGGACGAAATCGCTGCGCGAAGGCGCGGTCGTGGTTTGGGGGGACGCCGAGGGCACGTGGATCAAGGGTACGATCCAGGCCTTCGCGAAGCGGATGAAGATCTCCATGGACACGCCCTTCGGCAAGCTTCCGGCGGCGGCCCAGAAGGCGCTCCTCTACGGACTCGGAGACGAGAAGCTCCAGTACAAATTCAAATTGAGGAGCGGGACGGTGTGGTCTCACAAGGGGCGGTTCCGCGGCGTGATTCCCGAGCTGATGCGCCGCTACCGGGAGACCTCTTCGGACCAGGTGCGTGCGCACATCGAGGAGAGCATGAGCAAGAAGCCCTGCCCCGCCTGCGGCGGCGCGCGCTTGAAGCCCGAGTCGCTCGCCGTGCGCGTCGCGGACCGGTCGATCGCCGACTGGACGCGGATGTCGGTCGCGCGCTCCCTTGGATTCCTGGACGGCCTCACGCTGGGTTCGCGCGAGAAGGTCATCGCGGCGCCGATCGTCAAGGAGCTTCGCCAGAGGCTCGAATTCTTGGAAAACGTCGGCGTGGGCTATCTCACGCTGGACCGCGCCGCCGCCACCCTGGCGGGAGGGGAGGCCCAGAGGATCCGGCTCGCAACCCAGATCGGGTCCCGCCTCACGGGGGTGCTCTACATCCTCGACGAACCGAGCGTCGGACTTCATCCGCGCGACAACCGAAAGCTCCTGCGCACGCTGCTCGCGTTGCGCGATCTGGGGAACTCGGTCTTGGTGGTCGAGCACGACCGAGAAACGATGGAGGCGGCCGACCATATCGTCGATTTGGGCCCGGGCGCCGGGCGGCGCGGCGGCTACCTCGTGGCGCAGGGCACGATCGAGGACATCCGGGAAGCGCCCGACTCGCTCACCGGCCAGTACCTCTCGGGGGAGCGCGAGGTCGAGATCCCGGAGACGCGGCGCCCCGGAACGAGCGAGTCCATCGTCGTGGTCGGGGCGCGGGAGAACAATCTCAAGAACGTTCGCGTGAAATTCCCGCTCGGAACGCTCGTGTGCGTGACCGGAGTGTCGGGCTCCGGCAAGAGCACGCTCGTCCAGGACATTCTCTACCGCGCTCTCGCCCGCCATTTTTACCAGGCGAAAGACGCCCCCGGCGCCCACGAGCGGATCGAGGGATTGCGGCACATCGACAAAGTCGTCGCAATCGATCAGTCCCCGATCGGGCGGACGCCGCGAAGCAACCCCGCGACCTACACCGGTGTCTTCAGCTTCATCCGCGATCTCTTCGCTGAGCTTCCGGAGGCGAAGGTCCGGGGGTACAAGCCGGGACGCTTCAGTTTCAACGTGAAGGGGGGGCGTTGCGAAGCGTGCGCGGGGGAAGGACTGGTCAGGATCGAGATGCACTTCCTGCCGGACGTCTACGTGACCTGCGACGTGTGCCGCGGCAAGCGCTACAACCGGGAAACCCTCGAGGTGACGTTCAAGGGGAAATCGATCGCCGACGTGCTCGAGCTCACGGTGGACGACGCGCTCGAATTCTTGACGGCGATACCGCCCGTGCGGAGGAAGCTCGAGACCTTGAGCGGTGTCGGCCTCGGCTACATCCACCTGGGCCAGCCGGCGACGACCCTCTCGGGCGGGGAAGCACAGCGCGTCAAGCTCGCGACCGAGCTTTCGCGGGTGGAAACGGGACGGACCCTCTATCTGCTCGACGAGCCCACCACCGGGCTCCACTTCGAGGACGTGCGTGCCCTGCTTCACGTGCTGAACCGCCTCGTCGACAAGGGAAACACGGTGATCGTGATCGAGCACAACCTGGACGTGATCCAATCGGCGGATTGGATCGTGGATCTGGGGCCGGAGGGGGGAGACGGAGGAGGCCGCGTGGTCGCGGAAGGCACGCCGGAGCGCGTGGCCTCGGTCCCGGGGTCGCACACGGGGGAAGCGCTGGGCGCGCTCTTTCAAGCGAGGGGTTCCAAGGGCCGGGCGCGGGAGGCGGTGGTATGA
- a CDS encoding amino acid ABC transporter ATP-binding protein yields the protein MVQMRGVSRRFPGGHYGVRGVTLEVERGETLVVMGPSGSGKSTLLRCVNGLETLDEGEIIIDGMHVNHLTTDWNKVREEVGMVFQGFHLFPNRTALDNLVLPQVVVRRRPVSEARAAALRLLERVGLGGKESRFPAELSGGEKQRVAIARSLAMSPKVMLFDEPTSALDPEMILEVLDVMRSLAREGMTMLVVTHEIGFAREVAQRAVFLDEGVLVEAGLARDLIDRPETSRCRAFMRRILRRPEGGDAAWT from the coding sequence ATGGTCCAAATGCGCGGGGTCTCGCGCCGGTTTCCGGGTGGCCACTACGGCGTGCGCGGGGTCACCCTGGAGGTGGAGCGCGGGGAAACTCTGGTGGTTATGGGGCCAAGCGGATCGGGCAAGAGCACTCTCTTGCGCTGCGTGAACGGACTCGAGACCCTTGACGAGGGTGAGATCATCATTGACGGGATGCACGTGAACCATCTGACGACCGACTGGAACAAGGTTCGCGAGGAAGTGGGCATGGTCTTCCAGGGATTTCATCTCTTTCCGAACCGGACGGCTCTCGACAACCTGGTCCTGCCCCAGGTCGTGGTCCGGCGAAGGCCGGTCTCCGAGGCGAGGGCGGCGGCGCTCCGGCTCCTCGAGCGCGTGGGGTTGGGAGGGAAGGAATCCCGCTTTCCGGCGGAGCTGAGCGGGGGGGAGAAGCAGCGGGTCGCGATCGCCCGCTCGCTGGCCATGAGCCCCAAGGTGATGCTCTTCGACGAGCCGACCTCGGCGCTCGATCCCGAGATGATTCTCGAGGTGCTCGACGTGATGCGCAGCCTGGCCCGGGAGGGGATGACGATGCTCGTGGTGACGCACGAGATCGGCTTTGCCCGCGAGGTGGCGCAGCGGGCGGTCTTCCTCGACGAAGGCGTTCTGGTGGAGGCAGGCTTGGCCCGCGACCTGATCGATCGGCCGGAGACCTCCCGGTGCCGCGCGTTCATGCGGCGGATCCTCCGCCGGCCGGAAGGAGGGGATGCCGCATGGACCTGA
- a CDS encoding aminomethyl-transferring glycine dehydrogenase subunit GcvPA, whose protein sequence is MSFVGRSEAERRDMLRTIGAESAEALWASIPPEFRVQGPLPLDPPLAEYEITRRFAQWAEANADANHYACFLGAGIYDHFIPAAVRSLTSRSEFATAYTPYQPEVSQGTLQTIFEYQSMICELTGMEVANASMYDGATACAEAAHLATGATGRRVVLVSQGAHPHFREVLRTYASAGSFDVRDLPLEQGVTPGAALERMLSPEVAAVLWAQPNFEGIVEDGAALTQAAHAAGAYSIAVADPVALALLQPPGRDGADIVVGEGQPLGVPMGYGGPLVGFFSIRKADVRRLPGRLAGATVDQDGRRGFVLTLQTREQHIRRERATSNICTNQGLMALANTIHLALLGAQGMRDVATQSLEKAHYLARRAAQVPGVSLANGDAPYFREFVLRLPGPATDFLHAAEKRRILAGVPLSRFDRARSRDLLVAATEKRTREEMDRYVEALAEWARHPAPKPVEEAACRS, encoded by the coding sequence ATGAGCTTCGTCGGGCGAAGCGAGGCGGAGCGCCGCGACATGCTGCGTACGATCGGCGCCGAGAGCGCCGAAGCGTTGTGGGCGTCGATTCCGCCCGAGTTCCGGGTCCAGGGCCCGCTGCCGCTCGATCCGCCGCTCGCCGAGTACGAGATCACGCGCCGGTTCGCGCAATGGGCCGAGGCGAACGCGGACGCGAATCATTACGCCTGCTTCCTCGGCGCCGGGATCTACGACCACTTCATCCCGGCCGCGGTCCGTTCCCTCACGTCTCGATCGGAGTTCGCGACAGCCTACACGCCGTACCAGCCGGAGGTTTCCCAGGGAACGCTCCAAACCATCTTCGAGTACCAGTCGATGATCTGTGAGCTGACCGGAATGGAGGTCGCCAATGCCTCCATGTACGACGGCGCGACCGCGTGCGCGGAGGCGGCTCACCTGGCGACCGGCGCGACCGGCCGGCGCGTCGTGCTCGTCTCCCAAGGAGCTCATCCCCATTTCCGCGAGGTGCTTCGAACGTACGCGTCGGCGGGCTCGTTCGACGTGCGCGATCTTCCCCTGGAGCAGGGAGTCACCCCGGGGGCGGCGCTCGAGCGCATGCTCTCGCCGGAAGTCGCGGCGGTGCTCTGGGCGCAGCCGAACTTCGAAGGGATCGTCGAGGACGGAGCCGCGCTCACCCAGGCCGCCCACGCGGCCGGGGCGTATTCGATCGCGGTCGCGGACCCGGTCGCGCTGGCGCTGCTCCAGCCTCCGGGACGCGACGGGGCCGACATCGTCGTCGGAGAGGGCCAGCCGCTCGGCGTTCCCATGGGGTACGGAGGCCCGCTCGTCGGTTTCTTTTCGATCCGAAAGGCGGACGTGCGGCGGCTGCCGGGCCGGCTCGCCGGCGCCACCGTCGACCAGGACGGGCGCCGCGGGTTCGTGCTCACGCTTCAGACCCGCGAGCAACACATCCGCCGCGAGCGCGCTACCTCGAACATCTGCACGAACCAAGGTCTGATGGCGCTCGCCAACACCATCCACCTGGCGCTCCTCGGCGCGCAGGGCATGCGCGACGTCGCGACGCAATCCTTGGAGAAGGCACACTACCTCGCGCGGCGCGCGGCCCAGGTGCCCGGAGTTTCGCTGGCCAACGGGGACGCACCCTACTTCCGCGAATTCGTGCTGCGCTTGCCCGGACCCGCGACCGATTTCCTCCACGCGGCCGAGAAGCGGCGCATTCTGGCGGGGGTTCCTCTTTCCCGATTCGATCGCGCGCGGTCCCGGGACCTTCTGGTGGCGGCCACCGAGAAGCGAACGCGCGAGGAGATGGATCGCTACGTCGAGGCGCTCGCGGAATGGGCGCGGCATCCGGCCCCGAAGCCGGTGGAGGAGGCCGCGTGCCGGAGCTGA
- a CDS encoding methylaspartate mutase — MNSILATDCGSTTTKAILIEKRGPEYRLIVRGEAPTTVEAPFEDVTRGVLNAIMEVEELAGRKILDGERILTPQRGGEGVDLYLSTSSAGGGLQMMVSGVVKSMTGESAQRAALGAGAIVMDVIASNDGRLPHQKIKRIRHLRPDMILLSGGVDGGTTSHVAEMAELLAAADPKARLGAGYELPVIYAGNKNAVDIVRERLGKKVALVITENLRPVLERENLGPARDKIHDLFMEHVMAHAPGYRKLMTWTPVPIMPTPGAVGLIIETIAREEGIQVIGVDIGGATTDVFSVFQGVFNRTVSANLGMSYSVSNVLAEAGLPNILRWVPFEIEERDLRNRIKNKMIRPTTIPQSLEELIIEQAIAREALRLAFEQHKSLAVGLKGVQQERTISDTFEQTASGETLVRLDHLDLLVGSGGVLSHAPRRAQAALMMLDAFLPEHITELAVDSIFMMPQLGVLSTVHPRAAKEVFEKDCLIRLGSSVAPVGPGKEATTALRVTLTLPGGKTEEFSIPYGSLRLVPLGLGETAKASLRPEKGLDVGEGKGRERVVSLKGGVVGLVFDCRGRQPFRLPEARPARIAKLNQWNEALGIYPPRDASKVSVGELAPLAARA, encoded by the coding sequence TTGAACTCCATTCTCGCGACCGATTGCGGCAGCACCACCACGAAAGCGATCCTGATCGAGAAGCGCGGGCCGGAGTACCGGCTCATCGTCCGAGGGGAAGCGCCGACCACGGTCGAAGCGCCGTTCGAGGACGTCACACGAGGCGTGCTGAACGCGATCATGGAAGTGGAGGAGCTTGCCGGGCGGAAGATCCTGGACGGGGAGCGGATCCTCACGCCCCAGCGCGGTGGCGAGGGGGTGGACCTGTACCTCTCCACGTCGAGCGCCGGAGGCGGGCTCCAGATGATGGTTTCCGGCGTCGTGAAGAGCATGACCGGCGAGAGCGCCCAGCGCGCGGCGCTGGGCGCGGGGGCCATCGTGATGGACGTGATCGCGAGCAACGACGGACGGCTCCCGCACCAGAAGATCAAGCGGATCCGCCATCTGAGGCCCGACATGATCCTCCTCTCGGGGGGGGTGGACGGAGGCACCACGTCCCACGTAGCCGAGATGGCCGAGCTTCTCGCCGCCGCCGATCCCAAGGCGCGGCTCGGCGCCGGCTACGAGCTTCCGGTGATCTACGCCGGGAACAAGAACGCGGTCGACATCGTACGCGAGCGGCTGGGAAAGAAGGTCGCCCTCGTGATCACCGAAAACCTCCGGCCGGTGCTCGAGCGCGAGAACCTGGGCCCGGCCCGAGACAAGATCCACGATCTCTTCATGGAGCATGTCATGGCGCACGCCCCCGGCTACCGGAAGCTCATGACCTGGACCCCGGTCCCGATCATGCCGACGCCGGGTGCGGTTGGGCTCATCATCGAGACCATCGCGCGGGAAGAGGGGATCCAGGTCATCGGCGTCGATATCGGGGGCGCCACGACCGACGTCTTCTCGGTGTTCCAGGGGGTCTTCAACCGAACGGTGAGCGCGAATCTCGGAATGAGCTACAGCGTCTCCAACGTGCTCGCGGAAGCGGGGCTCCCGAACATCTTGCGATGGGTCCCCTTCGAGATCGAGGAGCGCGATCTGAGAAACCGGATCAAGAACAAGATGATCCGCCCGACCACGATTCCCCAGTCGCTCGAGGAGCTCATCATCGAGCAGGCGATCGCGCGGGAGGCCCTCCGGCTCGCCTTCGAGCAGCACAAATCGCTCGCGGTGGGGCTGAAAGGCGTGCAGCAGGAGCGCACGATCTCCGACACATTCGAGCAGACGGCGAGCGGCGAGACGTTGGTCCGCCTCGATCACCTGGATCTCCTCGTCGGAAGCGGCGGGGTCCTATCGCACGCGCCGCGCCGCGCTCAGGCCGCGCTCATGATGCTCGACGCCTTCCTTCCGGAGCACATCACGGAGCTCGCGGTCGATTCGATATTCATGATGCCTCAGCTCGGCGTGCTGTCGACCGTGCACCCGCGGGCCGCCAAGGAGGTGTTCGAGAAGGACTGTTTGATCCGCCTGGGGAGCAGCGTCGCGCCGGTCGGGCCCGGAAAGGAGGCGACGACCGCGCTCCGCGTGACCCTCACGCTCCCGGGCGGGAAGACCGAGGAGTTCTCGATTCCGTACGGGTCCTTGCGTCTCGTTCCGCTCGGCCTGGGGGAGACCGCCAAGGCGTCGCTCCGCCCGGAGAAGGGGCTCGACGTCGGGGAAGGCAAAGGGAGAGAGCGCGTGGTCTCGCTCAAGGGGGGCGTGGTGGGGCTCGTCTTCGATTGCCGCGGCCGCCAGCCGTTTCGCCTTCCCGAGGCGCGCCCGGCGCGAATCGCGAAGCTGAACCAGTGGAACGAGGCGCTCGGGATCTACCCGCCCCGAGACGCCTCGAAGGTCTCGGTGGGGGAGCTGGCGCCGCTGGCGGCGAGGGCCTGA
- the gcvH gene encoding glycine cleavage system protein GcvH — MKVPKELRYTKEHEWVRVRGQEAEVGITDFAQGELGDVVFVELPNVGERVTQMKSFGTIDAVKTVSDLFAPVSGEVVAINTDLKDNPALINQSPYEKGWMIRIRVASPAEVDSLLSAEAYEKALGAHA, encoded by the coding sequence ATGAAGGTTCCCAAGGAACTGCGGTACACCAAAGAGCACGAGTGGGTGCGTGTGCGCGGCCAGGAAGCAGAGGTGGGCATCACCGATTTCGCCCAAGGGGAGCTCGGGGACGTCGTGTTCGTGGAGCTGCCGAACGTCGGCGAGCGCGTAACCCAGATGAAGAGCTTCGGGACGATCGACGCCGTCAAGACCGTGAGCGACCTGTTCGCGCCGGTCTCGGGAGAGGTGGTCGCGATCAACACCGACCTCAAAGACAATCCCGCGCTGATCAATCAATCCCCGTACGAGAAGGGCTGGATGATCCGGATCCGGGTCGCGAGCCCCGCCGAGGTCGATTCGCTCCTGAGCGCGGAGGCCTACGAGAAAGCGCTGGGAGCGCACGCATGA
- a CDS encoding glycine dehydrogenase subunit 2 has protein sequence MGAASGPEAGGGGRVPELTLRELSVKGHRGPRLGPLDIPAEGAERLLPRERLRGEPPALPEISEPAAVRHFVNLSVLNHHIDKAIYPLGSCTMKYNPKLNDEVAQMPGLQAIHPLQSEELSQGALAVVWELHERLKVIMGMPAVTTQPAAGAQCELTAILMTRAYHAERGDPREEVIVPDSAHGTNPSTVNQVGYRAVTVPSGPDGCVDIEALKRGVSGKTAALMLTNPNTLGIFERNVGEIARIVHAAGGLLYLDGANLNAMVGLANPGSMGFDFAHINLHKTFSTPHGGGGPGGGVLCVREDLAPYLPAPVLERVGDRYRWNYDRPRSIGRVHSYYGNFGMVVRALCYVKSLGAEGLAEVSREAIVNANYLKARLKEAYDPSHEGFCMHEFVLSATRQKARGVRALDLAKRILDFGMHAPTTYFPLIVDEALMIEPTETETKASLDAFADVLLAIDRETKEDPELVKRAPTKTPVKRLDEARAARKLTLTWRDLEAEGGGA, from the coding sequence ATGGGCGCGGCATCCGGCCCCGAAGCCGGTGGAGGAGGCCGCGTGCCGGAGCTGACGCTGCGCGAGCTCTCGGTGAAGGGGCACCGCGGCCCCAGGCTCGGACCGCTGGACATCCCGGCCGAAGGTGCCGAACGGCTTCTGCCGCGTGAGCGGCTGCGGGGCGAGCCCCCCGCGCTTCCGGAGATTTCGGAGCCGGCCGCCGTGCGCCACTTCGTCAACCTCTCGGTGCTGAACCATCACATCGACAAGGCCATCTATCCGCTAGGGTCCTGCACCATGAAGTACAACCCGAAGCTGAACGACGAAGTAGCTCAAATGCCGGGACTTCAAGCGATCCATCCCCTCCAATCCGAGGAGCTCTCCCAAGGCGCGTTGGCGGTTGTATGGGAGCTTCACGAGCGGTTGAAGGTCATCATGGGGATGCCCGCGGTCACCACGCAGCCGGCGGCCGGCGCTCAGTGCGAGCTGACCGCGATCCTCATGACCCGTGCCTATCATGCGGAACGCGGTGATCCCCGCGAGGAGGTGATCGTGCCCGATTCGGCGCATGGCACGAATCCTTCCACGGTGAACCAGGTCGGGTACCGGGCCGTGACGGTTCCCTCGGGTCCCGACGGCTGCGTGGATATCGAGGCGTTGAAACGTGGGGTCTCCGGAAAAACGGCGGCGCTCATGCTCACGAACCCGAACACGCTCGGGATCTTCGAGCGCAACGTGGGTGAGATCGCGCGGATCGTGCACGCCGCCGGCGGCCTGCTCTACCTGGACGGCGCGAATCTGAACGCGATGGTCGGGCTCGCGAATCCGGGCTCGATGGGATTCGACTTCGCGCACATCAACCTCCACAAGACCTTTTCCACGCCGCACGGCGGCGGCGGGCCGGGAGGCGGAGTGCTCTGCGTGCGTGAGGATCTCGCGCCCTACCTTCCCGCCCCCGTTCTGGAACGGGTGGGAGACCGGTACCGGTGGAACTACGACCGGCCGCGCTCGATCGGCCGGGTCCACTCCTATTACGGCAATTTCGGGATGGTCGTGCGGGCGCTTTGCTATGTGAAGAGCCTGGGCGCGGAGGGTCTCGCGGAGGTGAGCCGCGAGGCCATCGTGAACGCGAACTACCTCAAGGCCCGGCTCAAGGAAGCGTACGACCCGTCGCACGAGGGCTTCTGCATGCACGAGTTCGTTCTCTCGGCCACGCGCCAGAAAGCGCGGGGCGTGCGGGCCCTGGATCTGGCGAAGCGGATCCTGGATTTCGGAATGCACGCTCCCACGACCTATTTCCCGCTGATCGTCGACGAGGCGTTGATGATCGAGCCGACCGAAACGGAGACCAAGGCGAGCCTGGACGCCTTCGCGGACGTGCTCCTCGCAATCGACCGCGAGACGAAAGAGGATCCGGAGCTGGTGAAGCGCGCGCCGACGAAGACGCCGGTCAAGCGTTTGGACGAGGCGCGCGCGGCGCGGAAGCTGACGCTGACGTGGCGGGACCTCGAGGCCGAGGGTGGCGGAGCCTGA